From the genome of Medicago truncatula cultivar Jemalong A17 chromosome 2, MtrunA17r5.0-ANR, whole genome shotgun sequence:
CCGACACGAAGCCCTGTAGGAATTGATGCATAGAGGGGTTAGTTGATGCTGCTTTCTACTGGACATGTGTCGATCTGTCAATGATTTACATGGAATGGAACAACAGTGACTTGTTAGCCAAGAATTGTATGATGGCAACCATGAATGTTAGTGTCTTTTTCTACTTAAATATACTACTTTGATATTACTACTTATCCATTTAGTTATCAACTATGAAGGctagatattttaaaattgggGTAGTGTCCTTATCAAAATTATATCGGATACCGATACTTTATGGATATATGTTtcaaaaatattagaatttatttattttttaaatattttttctggtTACATATGAAAATACTTCATAAGTACATGCGAATACATATTATAAGAAAGATTACGGGTATAAAAAATATGAGAGAAGATTAGAAGACTGAGACATCAATGTAAATATACATGGTTCACTTGAAGAAATATGATACTTAAAATCTTAAAGTTAAAAGAGTTGTCTCTTGATGAATCAAGTTTAAAAACGGTGTTTCTTTATGAGTGATTATTAAAATGCTTTTGAATTGTGTGTTATTGCATAGAGACaatatttgttttcattattttaattatggCGGGGGTTAAAATATACGTTtttatttgttgtaattttatcattataattatgtataaataaacaaagaatgaATAATGTCTCGTTCTTTACAAGTATTctactagtattttttttataaacattttaaTGTATTTATGTCATATCGTATcttgaatttcaaaatattcatatatCCACATTGTATTACACACGTACTGCACATTCTAACTTCATAGTTATCAACTATCAAAGTGATAGaacatacattgattttatcCAACAAAAAAGTGAGTGTTAAAGAGAGTGTGTAGAAATAAGTGTCGCTAACATTGCTCTATTGAAAAGATAGACTCTAATGGGTATCGAACACCACACACACCAAACTTGATCCTATATAGTTTATCAACATTTGCATGGAATTGCATGTAAGTTAACCTCATAATTTAGTAGAACTTCAACTACATGCAACACTTCCTCAAGTCCTACATGAAGTACTCCATTCTTGACAATTTTTAACTGTAGAAACTGTATTAAGATATGGTGCACATACAATAACAACGAGAATCATCAATCATGTAACCGTAAGAGGGGGGAAAATATGAAGGAAAATTTTGAATGGTCCTCGTCATTTATTCCTAATGCTTATGCCACAGTGAAGTGTCAAGACAATAGACCATACTCACTCCTTCTTCCAATGCTATAATTTCTTTAATATCTACGTGGTCACACCTAGAAATTTGGAAGAGGGTCAGAATCTGGTTTCTCTGCCTTTTTCTTgactaagatattttttttttctacctcTCGTATCAATATCTCCTATGTTGATAAGAATTCCACCGTGGTATGTGATAAGAATTCCACCTAGCGAATCCATGTACAATTTTTACTCTAATTTTTTCCATACCAATAATAGTTGATTCAAGTGGTAAAGGATACGGACACATTGAGGATGTGGTCGGTGGTTCAATCACTCGCTTTTATGTATAAAGAAAAACTAGTTAAAAGGGAAGAACTACTTATCGTGTGTGCCAACTATCCATTAAATTTCTCGAGATTAGTTATTGTTAACAAACGGTGGATACTTCGAATCTATAACATggttataatttatatatataaaaactaGTTACATTTCAATATTAGTACTTCCTATAATATCTACTTAATAGAAGATTAAGCGTATGTGCAGAACATTCTTACACCGTTCGTGCATAGTAACTAAAAAGCATAGCACAAAATTAGAATCTTTACATGTTGTTGAAGTGATTTCATGTTCAATTTTATACTATTTTAAAAAGTGAGCGGAAGATCTAATAACATTGAAAGGGACATGATTGAAATGCAAAGTGCCTAGCTGCTAAAAAAAGTATCTCTATTCTTTCCTTTGCATTTCCTCATCAAGTAAAATACTCTAATATTAAGAGTTAGAAAATTGACTCAAAATTTTGTTGTGATTATGGAagaaaatcgtggcacgattttggtTCGCAATTTGGagtttggttttgtaaaaaaatcatGGCACAATTTTGAAATCATGATACAATTTTGGATCAGGTTTTTAGTACTGTGTTGTACGAGCTCCAAATCGTGATGAGATCTGGGCAAATAGTGATCCAATTTTGCCTGAAGCCGAACACTATAAAAGGTCTTCATTCATCATATTTTGGGTAATCTCATGTAGCCAAAGTAGGAAACTTTTAAGGAACTTAGAAACTATGAGTTGAGTGTCTTTTGGTGAGATTCTTGGGTTGagaaacaattgtaaacacTTTGTAAGAGTGAAATCATTGAGTCTCTCTTGATCACGGATAGAGATTcgaaaaaatggtaaaatttagATTTGTTCTAATCGAAGAACTTTTTGAAGTTAATATCTTGTAACCCTtgtgtatctctttgtaaataAAAACTCGTTGATTGTAAAATGGAGAGATCTTTCTCCTCCATACATAAGTCATTGTTGGGCCAAACTTGATGAACAAATTtgatgtgtttgtttctcttttctctttatATGTTGCTTGTGGTTTGTGTTTTACACTAGGTTATTAGATTAAATTTAGgtatgttattgttgttgttgcttaacTCTACTTTAATATTGGTTACTACCTTCCTTTTATTCCACACATTTAAGTATATTAGTATGAGTTTTTAATCCGAATTGGGGTTAGTCGAGGTTGTTTTCTCATTCACAAGTGACATTTATGTGTTATTCTTCTTTTCGGGCATTGGCAGCATCAATTCTTCtactcatcatcatcttcacatAGAATCCACTGATTTTATTGAAAGCAGCTAGCTATGATTGCCCACTAATCCCAACTTTTGTTATGGCCGCCAAAATTTTATCTAAATGTCGTCTACAGattttacacatattaagaaatataataattaaaaataggggGGAAAGGGTATTGCAAACACATATGCCattcaattatattattttctttggaCAAAAGCCAATCACTGATTCATGGAATCATGAGGCTTGTAATACACAAACTGCAAAACTAGTCATTTGACTATGCCAACAAATTGACCTCATGTGGCCTACCAAACCAAACAGGCAATTTTTCCTTTCCAATTCTAGTGGTGAATACtttacattttctttcttttctttaggTTACAAAATTCACCAATTACATTTTGCATGGCTTCattaaattcatatatatcTCTATAAGGTGTTTACTTAGGGCGACATGCTCTATCCAATGGACCAGCTTGCCTAGCCAGCTGAAAATAAGTTTCAAGTCTCTTTCTCAATGCTGCATACTCTCTCTTCATTTGTTGAAAGCTCTTCCTACATCTGCATATAACACAAAATAACACCACTTCcatcattatttatttaggatgcatagaaaaataaatatcacaaattttcaaaactctCATATTTATCCTTTTCATAGATAAATTAgcttaaaagattttttttagaaaaaaaaaaagaagaaaaatcatataattcctATTCTTTGAATAAATGCCACATGGTTTGTTAATGAACATAGATTTAATGCAAGCTAAATTACCCTTCTGCATTTCCTGTCCTGCAATATTCCCTAATTAGAGTTGATTCTGCTTTCACCTTTTTGGCCCCAATGCTGCAAaccataataaaacaaaaatatattaaaatatgtaaagCAACATATATAGTGTGCACCTGatgaattataatatataataatttactcAATCCTAATtactgttattattattattattattttttgactatTGACTGACTATATACCTTGAGCTGCTTCCTTTAAACTGGTGCATGATTGTGTCCAGCTTGTTGAAATCCAGTGGACTCCTCTCCCTATCATAAGCACAAAAATGacaccaaattaatttttaaatattaatgtatagaaaacacaaaatataatgaaattaatataattattaactTACAGTGTTTGTTCCAAGCTAGAGATAAGCCTAGATGAATCACGGTAGTAAAGAGTGACAATTTCCTCAACAAAATTAGGATTAGCATCATCTTGCAATTCTTCAAGTTGAATAAACTGTTCATCAAGATGTCCCTGCATATGGCCAAAAGTATTTGATTAGTTAGATAGCCATCAATGAAGACACATTCAcgtatgatattattatttggTAACTTAGGAAAGTGCATATTTGAATTAGTGATTATGAGTTGATGTGGTATTTCTAATGATTGGcaatgaaaagaagaagaaaagaaaaatgagagcAAGTGACAATTAAGGAACCTACCTGATCAAAGAGGGACTGTTTCATTGCAGCAAGTTGCCTGCGAGAATTGTTtctgtccatgattgatgattaGAAGAAGCTGAATGGACACAGAAAGAATAAAATAAGGGAATGAACAATGTTGTGTAACtagttgttgtagttggaattaAAATACATGATTTTGAAGTGAGGGTGTGGCAGGGTTTTTATAGCACTCAAAAAATGTTCTGTCCTATGCTTTTTATGCTATACATGTGTAAGAGAATCTAGTGAATGTGATTCAATCATGTAAAATTTGTCACTTCATACGGCACTACTAGTACTAGGGGGAGTGAAATGTGAGACCATGATTTAGAAAGGAATAACCAAACACTCCATCGAGTTAGTACATCCATCTGTTCCATATTAGCAAGAATTTTTTGTCGTCTTTACTCTCTTGCGAACAATAAACTAGCTACGGTGTCAGAGATGTTTGAGTTAGGGTGGGGGGTTGAAGGTGAAGCGTGGAGTGGCGTAGGAGGTTATTTGCGTGGGAGGAGGGGCTGGTCTTGGAGTGTGTGGAGCGGGTGTCTTCTTATATATTGCAGGTTGGCACGGTCGatacactactagaaaaagcaaaattagtgagggaaattagtgacggaaaaaatgaaattcctcacaaatttcttggtcgcaaaatttagtgacggaattagagagggattttacgttttccctcactaatttttgttttttagtagtGATAGGTGGGTGTGGAAACTCCATACATCGCAGTGTTATACTGTGAAATCAGCATACTCGTTTTTGACGGTGTCTGATGTCAATCTAAATGAAGGTTTCGATAGTTTCTTGTGGCTTAAATCAGTTCCTTTGAAGGTGAATCTTTTTGTTTGGCGACTCTTTTTGAACAGATTACCTACCAAGGATAATCTGTTTAGGCGTGGTGCTCTTGATGCTGCTCAATTATCATGCGCGGCCCTGTGCGGTGATTTAGAAGACAAAGATCATTTGTTCTTTCAGTGTGATGTGTACGGACGCATTTGGCTTTTGGTTTCAAAATGGTTAGGAATTGATTCGGTTTTTAATGGTACCATTTGTACTCATTCTCATCAGTTTTGTGGTCTTGGAGGTTTTTCCAAGAATTCAAAGATAGTGTTTACTATTTTATGGATTTcggtgatttttgttgtttggaaAGACCGTAATAATAGGATTTTCCAAAACAAGTCAGAACATATTGAGAATCTAGCAGAAAAGGTGAAACTCCAAACGTTCTGGTGGCTGAAATCGCACTATGCCTTGTTTGATTTTGAGTATTCCAATTGGAGGCTAAACCCTTTATGTTGTATTCAAGCTTTACTGTAATTTTTTCCTGTTTTGTTGGTTCTGGCTTAACGTTGgtgtaatttctttttaacaGCTTTTCAtaagcacaccttgtgcttgaggAGCTGTctgtttttctttaatattatctattaaaaaattataaaaatatttatcgagacgaatccaacaatatcttttatgatattatttatctttgtatattaatagaaaaatatggtcaaagtatatcAGGTCAATAATACACATTTTCAAATAGGTCATCTAATATATTCacaaaatttacaaataaattttttatttatttaaaaatataaacaaggTTAAAATTCATGTTAAATCGTATGTAAagttttattcactaaaattttattaaaatataatctttttgacatatatatatatatatatatataaaaactaaCTTGAATGGTTTAGatacatataaaaagaaaaaagatcaaggaactttttttttaatgttatatcAAGGTACTTTTGTGCTCAactacataaaataatttttacctCTTAAAATAACTAAGATTCATTTAAGGAGATtacatcttaaaaatatattttttatgcttatgcattaGGGATCAACAAATTGTTAAAGAAACCTAAATATTATCATATGTCTCATGCACATAGATATTTTATTGTAGAAAGGAATTTAGTGTCACATTCAAACAGAAAGTTCCTTTCCACTAAAGTACTGTATATatgtaaataattaaatagataACCATGTGTGTGCAATCAATTAAGcaggaaaaaatgtttaatacttataacttataaggaccttccttcaaaaaaagaaacttataaGGACCATTAGCTATGGACACATGACTTGTACGGAACGTGGGACCTTTCTTTGAGCTTCCTGTTTGttgtgaaaaatattatttagagaaaaaaacacacacatataaagaaaatgaattgaCATGATCCAAAATTTTGTAAGAGATAACACGAGTctattttgatttaatcaagGTTTTTGGGAAGATCCCTAAATTTAAATGTGGGTAGCAACGTTTATACTCCCTTCGTCTCATaataattatctttttaatattattatttttttaaaataattgtcactttagaatactaatgcaacatttattatttttttccattattatactctcatttattgaatttcattcaacttaactactccattaactacaattaataaggatattttagtaaatgat
Proteins encoded in this window:
- the LOC11441994 gene encoding histidine-containing phosphotransfer protein 4 is translated as MDRNNSRRQLAAMKQSLFDQGHLDEQFIQLEELQDDANPNFVEEIVTLYYRDSSRLISSLEQTLERSPLDFNKLDTIMHQFKGSSSSIGAKKVKAESTLIREYCRTGNAEGCRKSFQQMKREYAALRKRLETYFQLARQAGPLDRACRPK